The DNA sequence cttacacaactttttacatagcactttacattgtatccatttatacagctggatatatactgaagcaacgcaggttaagtaccttgctcaagggtacaacggcagtgtccttacccgggattcgaacctgcgacctttcggttacgagcgcagttccttacccactgtgccacactccgcaTGCTATATGTGTGCTAGAAAATGAGAGGGTTTATGTGTGGGACAGTAAGAgggtgcatttgtgtttttttttgcatgattaaTAATGTCTTATCTCTGTGGTTCTCTTACACAGGGAATGCTGTAACAGAGAAAGTGCTGATGTGTGGAATGGATttcacacctgagacacactAATGAGCTGCTCACCTGGTCCTCACTAATAAACCAGCTcacctggggcctcatttactGAAGCTGGTGTAAACTTATTTTATAAACTTCAGCATCTGCTTGAGTCTATATGTGGAAGATTTAAAACCATGAAACTGAAAGAGGACGGAGCGTACTTTATTTTTCACACCCCTGTAATGTCCTTTTCCACATCACGTTAAAACGCGATGTCACAGAGTTTGGTGTGGAATTGATCGCATGCTGAGTTTATGCACAAATCTGACCAATGAGGCCTCTGCTCCTGAGCCAGTGCTCACCTGTCCGTCACTCCTCTCTTCCTCGCTGATGAGCCAATCCAGATCTTTCTCAAAGTCGTCCTCGTACTGCTCTCGACCTTCACCTTTGACCTTCTGCTCGGACGGCCCACTCATCCTCCCACCCGGGTCTGCAGAACCAGCCAACAAAGATGGTGACTAAATCTGCCAAGACTCCTGCACGAAAGCAGGGAGCCTGTGTAGAGACTCGGACGATCGAGACCGAGTCGGTAATGACTTGGCGTACAAACTTGGGCATTAAGAATATTTACTCAATCCCCAGACTGAGCAGTGACAtgctgtaaaactaaaatggtGACGAATGGTGGCAATTCTGGGTTTATggaataaaataacttttttttacccCTAGGGGGGAACGTCAGGATTATCTCGACACACCAGGATTCATACCTCTTTCATagtacatgtacctccatccagcgcttatattgcacttgttatcttgatgttgtagcttgttgtcatgccaCCTAGTTTGACTTAGATTTACTCTGACCTAGTCTATGCTTACTGTGTAAACTAgccttaatgtgttcatggctatgaataactgttacataatcgGCATTGTATAGCGAATAACACTGCTGTGTGCACAGAAAATACTGCACTGCAACAGTCATTGCTAATGCAACAGCCAGAATTAACCGAGAAACTTCACGGCGTGATTTAAGCAGTGATATCGAGCAGGAACCGACCACAGCAGTCCGCTTAGCTAATCGCACAAGCCATACGGCCCCTCGGCCGTTAAACAGGCGCAGAGCAAAACCGTCTCGGGGCTGAGGATTATGATTCACATAATCTTCCCTACGGCTAAACGACATGGTACCTTTTATTCAAGATGACAGTACAAAACTCACATCATACACCTGCAAAAGACTGTGTAAGTaacctcaaaaataaaaataacacaggaCAAACTCAAGGCTCGCATCCTACTTTGGTAAAAGTTTCTCGTTAATCTGTCACACTAGGATAAATAAATTTgcacaaacaataacaataacactaCAAGTACACAGAGGATaaataatatgatttatttCTAGAAATTATCAACACTTAATTAAACGGTTTATACCGATTGGATACGGCCTGGACAGTGCTTCTCAGTAAAATGCCGTGTCAATTCAACTAGTTAtctgttgaattaacacagtgttagagtttaattaacactggacccTTTCCTGTGTTGCTACATGGGTAACGATTCCAATCGCTATGGAGAGGGAGTCGTATTCGGTAGTGCTAGATAACTAGTTATCTAATGCTTTAGCCTGAATGACAGTAACAAGCATAGGACAGCACCGACTGCTGTTCAGATGCACTAGCCTACATAAAGTCGTGAAGCTGTAGACctaaataatgtaggctactcaccGAGAGCTCTGGTTTTTCGCCTCCAAGCTTTTTAATCAGACAGCAATGTTGCCTATTTGCCGAAGGTTACATTTATCATGCTCAAATTGCCGTATATAAGAAAGCAACTAGGCAAATGTAGATTACGATCAAGACATAGGTATAATCTGTCCGAGACTCGTACACCCGACAGTCGGTAGGTTTTTTTCTGCTGTCGCCATGGAGATAAACAACAGGTGATAGCTGGCAACAGACCGCACGCAGGCGCAGAACGGACACGTTTTGACGGCGCGCAGTATTTTCAATTTTCCAGCAGACGCACATATGTAGCGCAGTCGTCCTTAGTTTACATTAATGAGTTAGGTCAATGCAGAATCTCAACAAAAACGTACAACAATTGCAAGTTACTGACGCATACAATGCACGGCCTGTCAGTCAAATTAAAACGTGCAAAATCTACGAAATCTAGGCCTGGCTCAAAGTACTGAGATCATAATGAGGCCACGTTACAAAACGCAATGTTGGCTCAAAgcacaaaaattaaacaagctttaATCCAAAGCAAAGCTActcaatgtttcctaaattatttaaactgCAACCCTGAACCattttaccatctgaagagaatccGATCATTCAACGTTTATacgtcacatcaaagtgtcaaataagaaaaatactCTATTAACAGCTTTAacagcaggcctagatttttgcaagttttaattgaCTTATTGACAGTACtttgtgagtaacttggcatttttgcacGTTGAAAACTTGTTTGCCCACATATGtattaaatataggctatgtaaatacatacatataaaggatacttaaatatattttagtgtATTTGAAATGTCGGTTGTGTAGTTTATCCAGCATGTTAGTCACTGCGTTCATGTATTTGCGATTTGAGCACGGTGGTCAATATCAACAACCAACTACAAATGATTTTTAGGCGAGGCAGGTGAACTTGCTGCCAAGGGACTCCCTCTGCAGCACATCTTCCCTAActttcacaaacatacacaggcTAACACCTCCCCCAAAAATATTCTGGTCTTGCGATGTGATTTTCATTCTAGGTACTGATCTGATTACTTTAATgagtaatattttatattttttcattacacTGAATTTCAAAATAGAGCAATTTAATACAGCTCAATTTCCCAGTGAACGCATACACTAAATGAACCGTGGTCTCAACAAGTAACCTGTAGCAGTACCAGCGGTCCAACCTGAGACTACTTTCACTCTTTCTGGGGAAAAGCCAATCTTTTAACGCAGCGGCAAAAGCATTCACTCAAAGAGAAGAGCCCACCAAGCTGGAATATCTTTAGAACAGTGAACTTTATTTAACACCCGGCGCCCAGACAAAGAGTTTAGCGTTTTCCGCCAACGCGGGGTGCACTGGTCTTCATGGGCTTGGCGATCTTCTGCTTGGGTGCAGCCTTAGCTGGAGCCTaacaaatatagaaaaaaaagcaacattcaAAGACAAAATCTTGTATTTTATACAACCtcataattcaaattaaaaccaTAGGCCACTTAAGAACGTAAACATTTTACATCAAAATGTATCaaagttttaattttcttttcaaagctTTAACTTCTCTAAACCGGgggtggctgcaggtttttgctttagcccagTACTACGACATCTGATTTTACTAATCAGGGTCTTGACAGAACACCATTAATTTGTTAACTAGTTGAATCAGGGGCCATAGTACTGgactaaaacagaaaccagcatcCGCACTGACACTGGGACTTCTTGGATAAGatttgacacccctgatctaAACCTTTGCTTTAACTacagcagacaggaagtgcacagGTGCTGAGAGGATGTATGGTcccaggtcatgtgactcaccTTGGTGCTTGGGGCAGAGGGCTTCTTGGTCGCCTGCTTGGCTTTCTTGGCCTCCTTGGCAGCCCTGCATGAAGAATCAAGCAAAACCCTGAGCACAGAACTGAACACAGAACCCTGAGCACAGAACCCTGAGCACAGAACCCTGAGCACAGGACCGTGAGCACAGGACCCTGAGCACAAAACTGAGCACAGAACCCTGAGCACAGAACTGAAAATGGACTGTTTCTGTAGACACATCTTTCTCCTGTGCTTATTCACTCCCACAGCGATGCATGTTATccaaacactgcactgtacagGAGAAAACGCAGTCCGCtgcatggggtgtgtgtgtgtgtgtgtgtgtcagagcgtTACACGTTCTCTGCAGTGCCTGCTGTGCGTAGGCTGAGTGCATGTCTGTTCACACGTCACTGGGTGGCGATGCCCGGCACGTTTCCGAGGCGACGCGCGGCATGTTTCCGTGGTGACGTGGGGCTTACCGGATGGCCTGCTCGCGCTGGGCTTTGCGCACCTCCGGCTTCTGGTTCCTCTTGGCCAGGATCTCGGCCAGCGAGGCGCCGGTGATGGCTCTCTGGAACTTCACCGCACGACGCGTGCGCTTCTTCGTCACCTCTTCCTGTACGGACAGGAAGTCACAGCGGAGTCATACACAGTGGCGCGTTTAGCTCCAACACAACAAGACGGACAGCTCCCAGACAGAACCTCAAAAAA is a window from the Anguilla anguilla isolate fAngAng1 chromosome 3, fAngAng1.pri, whole genome shotgun sequence genome containing:
- the LOC118224378 gene encoding 60S ribosomal protein L24; the encoded protein is MKVELCSFSGYKIYPGHGRRYARVDGKVFQFLNAKCESAFLSKRNPRQINWTVLYRRKHKKGQSEEVTKKRTRRAVKFQRAITGASLAEILAKRNQKPEVRKAQREQAIRAAKEAKKAKQATKKPSAPSTKAPAKAAPKQKIAKPMKTSAPRVGGKR